Below is a window of Synechococcus sp. RSCCF101 DNA.
CTTCAGGCCAAGAGAGTATCCAACGACTCGGCCGTAAACTCTGCGTCTGCTTATTTGCTATCCATGGTATCCCTGCAAAGCTTGTCAATGTCCCCAATCGCCTCTCGAATAATCATGCTGGGGGAAAGAGGGAAGAAATGACTATCGCCAACATCATCACTCTCTAGACCAGAAGCATCTACTTCTAGGCGAACTTCTAGATAGGGATCACTAGACATGTGGGATGCATGCAATGCGATCTCAGCATACAGAGGATGGAGATGGGGATCCCATGTTGAGCGATCAGAGAGGATAGGGTAGACAACCACCCTCATCCCGGAAGACGCGTTAATCAGCGATGCTTGCAATGGGGTGAGCAAGTATATCATTGCGTGCATAGTTGCAGCGCTCAACGAAGATAGTGAGTTTAACTCTTCAACGGAGCAGAATCTGCAATCAAGCAGAATCAACCGAGGACCAGGATTAGAAAGAAAGATGTCTAGCAGCTGATACTGTCCGAATGAAAAGACTGCAAACGTCGAGCTTGACCAAGAATCAATAGCCGCGGACAGTGATTGAATCTTAGGTATTTGGTCTGATGGGACTGACGCAATAAATTGCTCCATTTCTGGCTGAACAGCAATGCCTTGCGGTCGAAAGGCGCTGACAAGTTCTTTGTAGAGCGCAAGTCCTGCAAATGACTCAACTATAACCCTGGATAGAGAAGCAGACCTAGTTCCAAGAAGCTGGAAAAAAGAGGGTCTTCCCAAGTTGTACCAAAAGATAAGTCTGTCCTTTGCACCTTGAATCCAGCCAGAAGCTCGAGTAGAGCTTTCATTGCATTCCTTAACAAGATCAGCAGGAACCTTTCCATCCAGTGAGATTTGTGCTGCCCATAATGCCATCTCTCTCAAGCTCTGACAGATGCGTCCATGAAAACCAGTCCCTTCAGCACTATGAACTGTAAACAGAACAGGCTTGCTGTAGGCGAGAGCTTCAACCGACTTGATCTTGACGCCAGTCCCATGCAACATTGGCACCGTTACCACGTCCACAGCTGAGTAGAATGTAGAAACATGATCAACAAACCCAAGCTTTTTGACAAAGCTCGGGCATTCACCGACAGATCGGCAGATAGATCCCGCCAGGACAAATTCAATTGGTGCATAAGTATCTCGCACCACTGCCTCTAACTCTTTGATCAAGGCATGAACGGATTGACGGTTGAAGTGAATATCGGATCCAATCATTCCGAATACCACTTTCCCGGGATGGAGTGGCTGCAAATTAGCCATTGGACTAATGGCTGTCACATCTAGATCGGGCTCCTCAACGTAAGGGATAGTGATGATGTCAGAGAATCCCCTGGCTATACACCAGTCTGCATCTTCCTGTTTAATAGCTAGAAGCAAGTCAGCACGTCTCAAGCCAAATATCTCATCTTTCTCGCTACAGAAAAAGAATTCAGGCTTCACTCCTGTAGCCTCATATTCTTTTGCTCTTTGACTGAAGAGATCATGCATCTCAAGTGCCTTGAGGCAGCGATTAGGTACATAATCGAATGCCTTGCTAAGCCAGACATTATGACAGACAAATAAATCATACTGACGCTTGCTAAAGATATTGCTGATATAGCTACCCAAAGCTTCGTCCCACCACTCATCTAAATGATGAGATTCACCGTTTGCTGGTGGAAGGCCTACAGCCTTGCTAGCATAGAAATGAAGAACATCTCCCTCCCACTGTTTCCTGATCACCGCATCGTCTTCGCTATTGTGGCCCCAATACCAGCGCGTTTCGAAAGCGAAGTGCAGAAATGTAATCGAGAAGCCCCACTTCCTTAGTAGAGAAGTGGTTTGAAATGCCCGCTTTCGCTGTCCTGCATCCAATGGATGGGTTGCAAAAGGTGAAAGAATCAGAGCGTTTCCGAGATAATTCATTAGCTCTTTGGCCAAGTAAAGGTAGGAGAGCCATTCATCATGATCATTAGTTGCGAATAGATTAACCTCAATTGCCGATTCATGTCTTCACTGTTCGATGGTTCAAACTCCATCGCTCTGTAACTGCGATATTCAGCAGGAACGTTAAGAATATCGTCCGCAAAGCGTTGAGACGCATCCTTTGAACTGAGCCACACTGTGC
It encodes the following:
- a CDS encoding glycosyltransferase, translating into MAKELMNYLGNALILSPFATHPLDAGQRKRAFQTTSLLRKWGFSITFLHFAFETRWYWGHNSEDDAVIRKQWEGDVLHFYASKAVGLPPANGESHHLDEWWDEALGSYISNIFSKRQYDLFVCHNVWLSKAFDYVPNRCLKALEMHDLFSQRAKEYEATGVKPEFFFCSEKDEIFGLRRADLLLAIKQEDADWCIARGFSDIITIPYVEEPDLDVTAISPMANLQPLHPGKVVFGMIGSDIHFNRQSVHALIKELEAVVRDTYAPIEFVLAGSICRSVGECPSFVKKLGFVDHVSTFYSAVDVVTVPMLHGTGVKIKSVEALAYSKPVLFTVHSAEGTGFHGRICQSLREMALWAAQISLDGKVPADLVKECNESSTRASGWIQGAKDRLIFWYNLGRPSFFQLLGTRSASLSRVIVESFAGLALYKELVSAFRPQGIAVQPEMEQFIASVPSDQIPKIQSLSAAIDSWSSSTFAVFSFGQYQLLDIFLSNPGPRLILLDCRFCSVEELNSLSSLSAATMHAMIYLLTPLQASLINASSGMRVVVYPILSDRSTWDPHLHPLYAEIALHASHMSSDPYLEVRLEVDASGLESDDVGDSHFFPLSPSMIIREAIGDIDKLCRDTMDSK